The proteins below are encoded in one region of Ferruginibacter lapsinanis:
- a CDS encoding cupin-like domain-containing protein has product MQLQAVDTVENISPEDFKKNYYTAMKPLVIKGMAKQWPGYNKWNWDYFIDIVGDKEVGVYNNIKSDAYTPINTADDYMKFGDYLKQVKQGPLGLRIFLFNIFQHAPQLVKDFTWPDAYAKGFVKGYPMLFVGGEGSITHMHFDIDMSHIFHTQFMGKKRVLLFPFEEQHKLYRKPWEVLSVADYTNYYDKFDYENFPATKLAKGYEVILEHGDTLFMPAGYWHHMEYIQSGFAMSLRAMQSSLGGKLNGVWNLFGMRSIDTLMKKTAPKWWYNRKRKKVYALADEALKKGG; this is encoded by the coding sequence ATGCAATTACAAGCTGTAGATACGGTTGAAAATATCAGCCCAGAGGATTTTAAAAAAAATTATTACACTGCGATGAAGCCATTGGTTATTAAAGGAATGGCTAAACAATGGCCAGGCTATAACAAATGGAATTGGGATTATTTTATTGATATAGTTGGAGATAAAGAAGTGGGTGTATATAACAATATAAAAAGCGATGCCTATACGCCGATAAATACTGCTGATGATTACATGAAATTTGGAGATTATTTGAAGCAGGTAAAACAAGGGCCTTTGGGATTGAGAATTTTTCTTTTCAATATTTTTCAGCATGCTCCGCAATTGGTAAAAGATTTTACATGGCCGGATGCCTATGCAAAAGGTTTTGTAAAAGGATATCCTATGCTTTTTGTGGGTGGGGAAGGCTCGATTACACATATGCATTTTGATATTGATATGAGTCATATCTTCCATACTCAGTTTATGGGCAAAAAAAGAGTATTACTATTTCCGTTTGAGGAACAACATAAATTGTATCGTAAGCCATGGGAGGTATTAAGTGTGGCTGATTATACCAATTACTACGATAAGTTCGATTATGAAAACTTTCCGGCTACCAAACTGGCAAAGGGGTACGAAGTAATTCTGGAACATGGCGATACATTATTCATGCCGGCGGGTTATTGGCATCATATGGAGTATATCCAGAGTGGTTTTGCAATGAGTTTACGGGCTATGCAAAGCAGTTTGGGTGGTAAACTTAATGGTGTATGGAATTTATTCGGTATGCGTAGTATTGATACATTAATGAAAAAGACGGCGCCTAAATGGTGGTATAACCGTAAACGAAAAAAAGTATATGCACTTGCTGATGAGGCGCTGAAAAAGGGAGGATAA
- a CDS encoding NUMOD4 domain-containing protein, with amino-acid sequence MIKKNAGETWKQLLFSGHKNLRKKYAISSLGRTASYTDNVSEDGKLLKGSLTSGYRTLNLHVADGNGTIYVHREVAKLFCKKTSPKQKYVIHLNHKKDDNSFKNLKWATLEEVSSHQQKSPSKIAYKKIQASKSKGLKLTATQVKAIKETIKNPKRKLTYKQIAEKYKVSEMTLYRIKSGENWSKVK; translated from the coding sequence ATGATTAAAAAAAATGCCGGAGAAACGTGGAAACAATTGCTGTTCAGCGGCCACAAAAATCTTCGAAAAAAATATGCAATCTCTTCGCTCGGAAGAACAGCGAGTTATACAGATAATGTATCTGAAGATGGAAAACTTTTAAAAGGATCACTTACATCCGGATACAGAACTTTAAACTTACATGTAGCTGATGGTAATGGTACCATTTATGTACATAGAGAAGTGGCTAAGCTTTTCTGTAAAAAAACTTCACCGAAGCAGAAGTATGTTATTCATCTTAATCATAAAAAAGATGATAACAGTTTTAAAAATTTAAAATGGGCTACCCTCGAAGAGGTAAGTTCACATCAGCAAAAAAGCCCGTCTAAAATTGCTTACAAAAAAATACAGGCAAGTAAAAGTAAAGGGCTAAAACTCACTGCCACACAGGTTAAAGCAATTAAGGAAACCATCAAAAATCCTAAAAGAAAATTGACTTACAAACAAATTGCCGAAAAGTACAAGGTGAGTGAAATGACTTTGTATAGAATTAAAAGCGGTGAAAACTGGAGTAAGGTTAAATAA
- a CDS encoding DUF2461 domain-containing protein, whose product MIHPSTIKFLKDLKKNNDKSWFDANRKTYDAAKADFIAFVDALIKDMSTFDSSLSELTAKNCIFRINRDVRFSKDKSPYKTNMGASINKGGKKVSDAGYYFHLEPGQSFIAGGCYMPEPEDLNNIRQEIDYGFEEWKTIINNKTFKKYFPNGIESPGTLVRPPKGYDESNPAIEFIKMKGFIVSCPISDAALTDQKNFKAIIKTFEAIKPLVDFMNKAMG is encoded by the coding sequence ATGATACACCCATCCACTATAAAATTTTTAAAAGATCTTAAGAAGAATAATGACAAATCCTGGTTTGATGCAAACAGGAAAACATATGATGCAGCCAAAGCAGATTTTATTGCGTTTGTTGATGCATTGATAAAAGATATGTCAACATTTGATTCTTCACTTTCTGAACTCACCGCAAAGAATTGTATTTTTCGTATAAACAGAGACGTTAGGTTCAGTAAAGATAAAAGTCCATATAAAACAAATATGGGGGCATCTATTAATAAAGGAGGTAAAAAAGTCAGCGATGCCGGATATTATTTCCATCTGGAGCCAGGACAAAGTTTTATTGCCGGCGGCTGTTATATGCCCGAACCCGAGGACCTGAACAATATAAGACAGGAAATAGACTATGGTTTTGAAGAGTGGAAGACGATCATCAATAATAAAACCTTTAAAAAATATTTCCCCAATGGAATAGAAAGCCCCGGTACCCTGGTTCGTCCGCCAAAAGGTTACGATGAAAGCAACCCTGCCATTGAGTTTATAAAAATGAAGGGATTTATAGTAAGTTGCCCTATATCAGATGCAGCATTGACCGATCAAAAAAACTTTAAAGCGATCATTAAAACCTTTGAAGCGATAAAACCATTGGTAGATTTCATGAATAAAGCGATGGGATAA
- the ligA gene encoding NAD-dependent DNA ligase LigA, whose protein sequence is MYTATQTKELQHLTSAALQNPDNTAITILKEILRFHEYRYYILNDPLISDAEYDNLYKQLEKFEKNDPTLITPDSPTQRVGSSLNNAFVTIQHLVPMLSLENSYNVADLLDWDRKAKELTGLETVEYCIEPKFDGASISLIYENDLLSRGATRGDGVEGEEITNNIKQIKSVPLSAKFSEYGIDQIEIRGEVLINKNNFKKYNDQLTEQNLPPLANPRNAAAGSLRMKDPKEVGKRNLEAFLYHVSYITGNRQLATGNKQPTTHYGMLEMLWQLGFKSPIKEMTVVKGIDGVINYVQAFEAKRDGLPYEIDGMVIKVNELALQDKMGMTTHHPRWAIAYKFKARQATSKLLKVEFQVGRTGSITPVAKIEPVPIGGVTVSSISLFNEDVVREKDLRIGDTVLVERAGDVIPYIVKPLTELRSGTEEAIIFPKKCPVCHDELYKPEDEAVWRCININCEAQVVERIIHFVSKDAMDIKSFGEANVRKFYELGLLKDIPGIYTLDFEAVAKLEGFGKKSIDNLQLAVEASKSQPLHRLIFALGIRYVGETTAKTLANAVSKLTDFADYTEEQLQALDDVGVKVSASIYRFFRNEDNLKMLEKLEQLGISLTNTKKKEHEASTTFAGKSFLFTGTLTQLKRSEAEAMVEDKGGNILGGVSSKLNYLIVGADAGSKLEKAKKIPTINILTEEDFLKMLSN, encoded by the coding sequence ATGTATACAGCTACACAAACCAAAGAATTACAGCATTTAACATCCGCAGCACTTCAAAATCCGGATAATACTGCTATTACTATTTTAAAAGAGATACTAAGATTTCACGAATACAGGTATTATATATTGAATGATCCGCTTATCAGTGATGCAGAATATGATAATTTATATAAACAGCTTGAAAAATTTGAAAAGAACGATCCCACATTAATTACACCCGATAGCCCTACTCAAAGGGTCGGCAGTAGTTTAAACAATGCGTTTGTCACCATTCAGCATTTGGTCCCTATGCTGAGTTTGGAAAACAGTTATAATGTTGCTGATCTGTTGGATTGGGACAGAAAAGCGAAAGAGTTAACCGGGCTAGAAACAGTTGAATATTGCATTGAACCAAAATTTGACGGTGCAAGCATCTCTCTTATTTATGAAAATGACCTGCTCTCCAGGGGAGCCACCAGAGGTGACGGTGTAGAAGGTGAAGAGATCACCAATAATATCAAACAAATAAAATCAGTACCGCTTTCTGCTAAATTTTCTGAGTATGGTATTGATCAGATCGAAATAAGGGGAGAGGTGCTGATCAATAAAAATAACTTTAAGAAATATAACGATCAGTTAACTGAACAAAATCTTCCTCCGTTGGCCAACCCCCGCAATGCCGCTGCAGGATCTTTAAGAATGAAGGACCCGAAGGAAGTGGGGAAACGTAATTTAGAGGCCTTCTTATATCATGTAAGTTATATAACAGGTAATAGGCAACTGGCAACTGGCAATAAGCAGCCAACAACACATTATGGCATGCTCGAAATGCTTTGGCAGCTTGGCTTTAAAAGTCCTATTAAGGAAATGACCGTGGTAAAAGGAATTGATGGAGTTATCAACTATGTACAGGCGTTTGAAGCCAAAAGAGATGGTTTGCCTTACGAAATTGATGGCATGGTGATCAAAGTAAATGAATTGGCCTTACAAGATAAAATGGGAATGACAACACATCATCCCCGTTGGGCCATTGCATACAAATTTAAAGCACGGCAAGCCACAAGTAAATTATTGAAAGTAGAATTTCAGGTTGGCCGTACCGGTAGTATTACACCGGTAGCCAAAATTGAGCCGGTGCCAATAGGCGGTGTTACCGTTTCATCAATTTCTCTTTTTAATGAAGATGTGGTTAGAGAAAAGGATCTGCGTATAGGCGATACTGTTTTGGTGGAAAGAGCTGGCGATGTGATCCCATATATAGTAAAGCCATTAACTGAATTGCGATCCGGAACCGAAGAGGCTATTATCTTCCCTAAAAAATGTCCGGTATGCCACGACGAGCTATACAAGCCGGAAGATGAGGCTGTATGGAGGTGCATTAACATTAATTGTGAGGCACAGGTGGTAGAAAGGATCATTCATTTTGTAAGTAAAGATGCCATGGACATAAAAAGTTTTGGCGAAGCCAACGTAAGAAAGTTTTATGAACTTGGTTTACTGAAAGATATTCCGGGCATCTATACGCTCGATTTTGAGGCTGTAGCCAAACTGGAAGGCTTTGGTAAAAAATCTATAGACAATTTACAGCTAGCTGTTGAGGCATCAAAAAGCCAGCCGTTGCATCGTCTGATATTTGCCCTTGGTATCCGTTATGTTGGAGAGACGACAGCAAAAACACTGGCAAACGCTGTATCCAAACTCACAGATTTTGCTGATTACACCGAAGAGCAGCTGCAGGCATTAGACGATGTAGGCGTAAAAGTATCTGCCAGCATTTATCGATTCTTCCGAAACGAAGACAATTTAAAAATGCTAGAAAAGCTTGAACAGCTGGGCATTTCATTAACCAATACCAAAAAGAAGGAACACGAGGCATCCACTACCTTTGCTGGCAAAAGTTTTTTATTTACCGGTACATTAACTCAATTAAAAAGAAGTGAAGCAGAAGCGATGGTAGAGGATAAGGGTGGCAATATCCTTGGTGGCGTTAGTAGCAAACTAAATTACCTTATTGTAGGTGCAGACGCAGGCAGTAAGTTAGAAAAAGCAAAAAAAATTCCCACTATAAATATCCTTACTGAAGAAGATTTTTTAAAAATGCTTTCGAATTAG
- a CDS encoding alpha-amylase family glycosyl hydrolase — translation MKKYVLLCVALFVVTTSFSQLLTWSPQFPTETSSITITVDATKGNQGLLGVTSGVYMHIGVLTNLSTGATPWKYVPASCVWGTTTAPAATAAGTNKWSFTINNPRTFFGVPAGETIQKIAVLFRDGPGAKKQANTDGTDMYIPLYTGANNIRITTPISQPTYNRLLESTPPAIGSSMPVTAEASVSGNLTLSLNGNVFATTTGTTISGNATVAAGNNQIIASLNGVAYDTINFFKSIATVNAPKPATAVEGINYYNCTDSLTLVLYAPNKTSCMLLGDFAGSNWAPQAQYQMYKDGNYFWITLHGLTPGTEYAYQYLVDNTIYVADPYCEKILDPWNDSHINPNSYPNLRPYPSQAAGNTNGYVSVLQICEPQYNWNVTNFSKPDSKQLIVYELLVRDFVKLNPPGSGYDSIGNFQAVIDSINYLKSLGINAVELMPVQEFSGNQSWGYNPTFYFAPDKVYGSKNKLKELIDLLHQNGMAVILDVVYNQEDAYNTPHGKLYWDAVNNRPATNNPWLNPTAPHMFSVFNDFNHSSAATQYFVKRNLEHWLKEYKVDGFRFDLVKGFTQNSGTEGTYDASRVGYMQGYKDYVNNKGYSPYFILEFLGALSEEQDYVNRGMLPWRKMTDPYNENTMGQTGNKNIGNVMWNYNNQVSSPGLVGYMESHDEERLMAKNLLYGASSGPYNVKTLATALERMEAAGAVFFTVPGPKMIWQFGEMGYDYSIGYGGSNVSNKPPRWDYLTNADRKHLYDAWAKMIKFRTDNPSVFTSTPSAYDFGGGYLKTLQIGDATTKVAVVANFGITTQSVTLSFQKTGGWYNLISNNTTGTGSTTAGLNGITGSTFTITNASQTINLAPGEYHIYVSVPPCTSANPTVVTPISYCQNSIAQSLTATGSGLLWYTTPTNGTGVATLTPSTTTAGGTTYYVTQTTGGCSESQRVSLVVNITAAPEQPTASVTTAPTCTTPTGTITVTAPTGANIRYSINGTDYTNTNGVFTGLTPGTSYNITAKDINSTCVSVVRSVAVPAVPGAPATPQVSVTQATCTVATGTVTITSDKTGLTFSSNGVDYTNASGVFTIAAGTAYSITAKNSSGCVSTPVTGTLNAQPITPTAPQVSITEPTCTTATATITVTSDKTGLVFSSNGVDYTNTSGVFANINAGAAYSITAKTINGGCVSPARTGTITAQPNVPGQPTASVTTAPTCIAPTGTITVTAPTGSNIRYSINGTDYTNTNGVFTGLTPGTSYNITAKDINSTCVSVIRSVTVPAVPGAPATPQVSVTQATCTVATGTVTVTSDKTGLTFSSNGVDYTNTNGVFTIAAGAAYSITAKNSAGCVSSPATGTLNAQPVTPAAPLVDVTQPTCTTATATITITSDKTGLVFSSDGTNYTNTSGVFSNILAGSSYSITAKTINGGCVSPARTGTVNVQPNVPTQPTASVTTAPTCIAPTGTITVTAPTGANIRYSINGTDYTNTNGAFTGLTPGTSYNITAKDINSTCVSVVRSVAVPAVPGAPAAPQVSVTQATCTVATGTVTVTSDKTGLTFSSNGVDYTNTSGVFTIAAGTAYSITAKNSSGCVSTPVTGTLNAQPITPTAPQVSITEPTCTTATATITVTSDKTGLVFSSNGVDYTNTSGVFANINAGAAYSITAKTINGGCVSPARTGTITAQPNVPGQPTASVTTAPTCIAPTGTITVTAPTGSNIRYSINGTDYTNTNGVFTGLTPGTSYNITAKDINSTCVSAVRSIVVPVIPGAPATPQVSVTTITCTITTATITVTSDKTGLTFSSNGVDYTNTSGIFTNINAGAAYSITAKNSAGCVSSPATGNVASIPGPPNPPGVISPINYCQNATASALTATGTGLKWYTSPTGQSSTSSIIPSTSLSGSTIYYVSQTTDCGESQRAQIIVNVNETPSAPTGLNTTGITNVAAIVSWSNVVGASSYTVEYKLTSAVNWTALANPVTGLSITISGLTATTSYDWRVRANCDANNGGAYSSAQFTTNSFSINNLRNGLGIMVYQNPVTPASKLAYIVPADGNCSIILYNSFGQKIKVILNQNVLKGQYEISMADLVQQLSHGTYFLKIRQGNLTNFTKFIKP, via the coding sequence ATGAAGAAATATGTACTTCTGTGTGTTGCTTTATTTGTAGTAACTACGTCTTTTTCACAATTACTTACCTGGTCTCCACAGTTTCCGACGGAAACATCATCAATAACTATAACTGTTGATGCCACAAAAGGTAATCAGGGTTTATTAGGTGTAACAAGCGGAGTGTATATGCACATAGGCGTATTGACCAATCTGAGTACAGGAGCAACTCCCTGGAAATATGTACCAGCATCCTGTGTTTGGGGAACAACAACAGCTCCAGCAGCTACGGCGGCCGGAACCAATAAGTGGAGTTTTACAATTAATAACCCAAGAACCTTTTTTGGTGTTCCTGCAGGCGAAACAATTCAAAAGATAGCTGTTCTTTTCAGAGATGGTCCCGGAGCTAAAAAGCAGGCAAATACTGATGGAACAGATATGTATATTCCGCTTTACACAGGAGCTAATAATATTCGTATTACCACACCCATTTCACAACCAACTTACAACAGACTGTTAGAATCAACTCCACCAGCAATTGGAAGTTCAATGCCCGTAACAGCAGAGGCATCAGTAAGTGGAAATCTAACCTTATCATTAAACGGAAATGTTTTTGCAACTACAACCGGAACTACCATTAGTGGTAATGCTACAGTGGCAGCAGGAAATAACCAGATCATTGCGTCTTTGAATGGGGTGGCTTATGATACTATTAATTTTTTCAAATCCATTGCCACAGTGAATGCGCCCAAACCAGCCACGGCTGTAGAAGGGATCAATTATTATAATTGTACAGATTCACTCACCCTGGTTTTGTATGCGCCTAATAAAACAAGTTGTATGTTATTGGGTGATTTTGCAGGAAGCAACTGGGCTCCTCAGGCACAATATCAAATGTACAAGGATGGGAATTATTTTTGGATAACCCTGCATGGGCTTACTCCCGGTACTGAATATGCATATCAGTATCTTGTAGATAATACAATTTATGTGGCAGATCCGTATTGTGAAAAAATTCTTGATCCCTGGAATGATTCACATATTAATCCAAACTCTTACCCTAACTTAAGGCCATACCCTTCGCAGGCTGCAGGTAACACCAATGGGTATGTAAGTGTGTTACAAATTTGCGAACCTCAATATAACTGGAATGTTACTAATTTCTCCAAGCCGGATAGTAAACAATTGATTGTTTATGAATTATTGGTAAGAGATTTTGTAAAACTAAATCCGCCAGGTTCAGGCTATGATAGTATAGGAAATTTTCAAGCCGTCATCGATTCAATTAACTACTTAAAAAGTCTTGGGATAAATGCGGTAGAACTAATGCCTGTACAGGAATTTAGCGGTAATCAAAGCTGGGGGTATAATCCTACATTTTACTTTGCTCCCGATAAAGTATATGGTTCAAAAAATAAATTAAAAGAGCTGATAGATCTGTTACATCAAAATGGAATGGCCGTTATTTTAGATGTAGTATACAATCAGGAAGATGCATATAACACACCGCATGGCAAATTGTATTGGGATGCGGTAAACAACAGGCCGGCAACTAACAATCCCTGGCTAAACCCTACGGCTCCTCACATGTTTAGTGTGTTCAATGATTTTAATCACAGTTCTGCTGCAACTCAGTATTTTGTAAAAAGAAATTTAGAACATTGGTTGAAAGAATATAAAGTTGATGGTTTCAGATTTGATCTGGTTAAAGGCTTTACACAAAATTCCGGAACAGAAGGTACATACGACGCCAGCAGGGTTGGTTATATGCAAGGCTATAAAGATTATGTAAATAATAAAGGATACTCACCGTATTTCATATTAGAATTTTTAGGTGCATTAAGCGAAGAGCAGGATTATGTAAACAGAGGTATGTTGCCCTGGCGTAAAATGACCGATCCTTATAATGAAAACACAATGGGGCAAACAGGGAATAAAAACATTGGTAATGTAATGTGGAATTACAACAACCAGGTTTCTTCACCCGGATTAGTTGGGTATATGGAAAGTCATGATGAAGAGCGTTTAATGGCTAAGAACTTACTGTATGGAGCTTCTTCCGGTCCTTATAATGTAAAAACATTGGCAACTGCATTGGAAAGAATGGAAGCTGCAGGTGCGGTATTTTTCACTGTTCCGGGGCCAAAAATGATCTGGCAATTTGGTGAAATGGGATACGATTATTCTATCGGTTACGGAGGATCTAATGTATCTAATAAACCACCAAGATGGGATTATCTAACAAATGCAGACCGCAAACATTTGTATGATGCATGGGCTAAAATGATCAAGTTCAGAACGGATAATCCTTCCGTTTTTACGAGTACCCCTTCTGCATATGATTTTGGAGGCGGTTATTTAAAAACACTACAAATTGGTGATGCAACTACTAAAGTGGCAGTTGTCGCTAACTTTGGAATAACTACCCAATCTGTTACATTGAGTTTTCAAAAAACAGGAGGTTGGTATAATTTGATCAGCAATAATACCACTGGAACCGGCTCTACAACAGCAGGTCTTAATGGAATTACCGGCAGCACTTTTACTATTACAAATGCAAGCCAAACAATTAATTTAGCTCCTGGAGAATATCATATTTATGTATCAGTACCTCCTTGTACTTCAGCTAATCCTACAGTAGTAACACCAATATCCTATTGCCAAAATTCAATAGCACAATCACTAACAGCTACGGGTAGCGGACTATTATGGTACACAACGCCAACAAACGGCACTGGTGTAGCTACGCTTACACCATCTACAACCACTGCAGGAGGAACAACATATTATGTTACTCAAACAACCGGAGGATGTAGCGAAAGCCAAAGAGTTTCTTTGGTAGTAAATATTACAGCGGCTCCCGAGCAGCCCACGGCTTCGGTAACAACAGCGCCTACCTGTACAACACCAACAGGAACCATTACCGTAACAGCACCAACCGGGGCAAATATCCGTTATTCAATAAACGGAACAGATTATACAAATACGAATGGTGTGTTTACAGGTTTAACGCCTGGCACCAGCTATAATATTACCGCAAAAGATATCAACTCAACTTGTGTATCTGTAGTAAGGTCTGTAGCAGTTCCTGCAGTTCCGGGAGCACCGGCGACTCCACAGGTGAGTGTGACGCAAGCTACGTGTACAGTTGCCACAGGAACCGTGACAATTACCTCTGATAAAACAGGGTTGACATTTAGCAGTAACGGCGTAGATTACACGAATGCAAGTGGTGTATTCACAATTGCAGCAGGAACAGCATATAGTATTACAGCGAAAAATTCATCCGGCTGTGTTTCAACTCCTGTGACGGGAACATTGAATGCACAACCAATCACGCCAACAGCTCCACAAGTAAGTATAACAGAACCAACCTGTACAACAGCTACAGCAACGATAACAGTTACCTCTGATAAAACAGGACTTGTTTTCAGTAGTAACGGCGTAGATTATACGAATACCAGTGGAGTATTTGCAAATATAAATGCCGGTGCTGCATACAGCATCACAGCAAAAACGATCAACGGAGGTTGTGTTTCACCAGCCAGAACGGGAACGATCACAGCTCAACCGAATGTTCCGGGACAACCGACTGCATCCGTAACAACAGCGCCTACCTGTATAGCTCCAACGGGAACTATAACGGTAACAGCTCCAACAGGTAGCAATATCCGTTACTCAATCAACGGGACAGATTACACAAATACAAATGGCGTATTTACAGGTTTAACACCGGGCACCAGTTATAATATCACGGCGAAGGATATCAACTCAACTTGTGTATCTGTAATAAGATCAGTAACAGTTCCGGCAGTTCCGGGAGCACCGGCAACGCCACAGGTGAGTGTGACACAAGCAACCTGTACAGTTGCTACAGGAACGGTGACAGTTACCTCTGATAAAACAGGGTTAACGTTTAGTAGTAACGGGGTAGATTACACGAATACAAATGGGGTGTTTACGATTGCTGCCGGTGCTGCATATAGCATCACTGCAAAAAATTCAGCCGGCTGCGTTTCATCTCCAGCAACAGGAACATTGAATGCACAACCTGTAACTCCGGCGGCACCGCTGGTGGATGTCACTCAACCAACCTGTACAACAGCCACAGCAACTATAACCATCACATCTGACAAAACCGGATTGGTGTTTAGTAGCGACGGAACGAATTATACAAATACTTCAGGAGTTTTTAGTAATATTCTTGCAGGATCTTCTTATAGTATTACTGCTAAAACAATAAATGGTGGTTGTGTATCTCCTGCCAGAACAGGAACGGTTAATGTACAGCCAAATGTGCCTACCCAACCCACAGCTTCAGTAACAACAGCGCCAACTTGTATTGCACCAACAGGAACAATAACTGTAACAGCACCAACCGGGGCAAATATCCGTTATTCAATAAACGGAACAGATTATACAAATACGAATGGCGCGTTTACAGGTTTAACACCTGGCACCAGCTATAATATTACCGCAAAAGATATCAACTCAACTTGTGTATCAGTAGTAAGGTCTGTAGCAGTTCCTGCAGTTCCGGGAGCACCTGCGGCTCCACAGGTGAGTGTAACGCAAGCTACGTGTACAGTTGCCACAGGAACGGTGACAGTTACCTCTGATAAAACAGGATTAACATTTAGCAGTAACGGGGTAGATTACACGAATACAAGCGGAGTATTTACAATTGCAGCAGGAACAGCATATAGTATTACGGCTAAAAATTCATCCGGCTGTGTTTCAACTCCAGTGACGGGAACATTGAATGCACAACCAATCACGCCAACAGCTCCACAAGTAAGTATAACAGAACCAACCTGTACAACAGCTACAGCAACGATAACAGTTACCTCTGATAAAACAGGACTTGTTTTCAGTAGTAACGGCGTAGATTATACGAATACCAGTGGAGTATTTGCAAATATAAATGCCGGTGCTGCATACAGCATCACAGCAAAAACGATCAACGGAGGTTGTGTTTCACCAGCCAGAACGGGAACGATCACAGCTCAACCGAATGTTCCGGGACAACCGACTGCATCCGTAACAACAGCGCCTACCTGTATAGCTCCAACGGGAACTATAACGGTAACAGCTCCAACAGGTAGCAATATCCGTTACTCAATCAACGGGACAGATTACACAAATACAAATGGCGTATTTACAGGTTTAACACCGGGTACCAGTTATAATATCACGGCGAAGGATATCAACTCAACTTGTGTATCAGCCGTAAGATCAATAGTGGTGCCGGTTATTCCAGGAGCACCGGCAACGCCACAGGTGAGTGTGACTACAATAACCTGTACGATTACTACAGCAACGATAACAGTAACTTCTGATAAAACCGGTTTAACATTCAGTAGTAACGGGGTAGATTACACGAATACAAGTGGAATATTTACAAATATAAATGCCGGAGCTGCTTATAGTATTACAGCAAAAAATTCAGCCGGCTGTGTTTCATCTCCTGCGACAGGGAATGTTGCATCAATTCCGGGGCCGCCAAATCCTCCGGGAGTAATTTCTCCAATCAATTATTGTCAGAATGCAACAGCTTCTGCTTTAACAGCTACCGGTACAGGATTAAAATGGTATACATCTCCAACCGGGCAAAGTAGTACTTCAAGCATAATACCATCTACCAGCTTATCCGGTAGTACTATCTATTACGTTAGTCAAACTACTGATTGTGGAGAAAGCCAAAGAGCACAAATAATTGTGAATGTAAACGAAACACCTTCAGCTCCTACCGGACTGAATACGACCGGAATCACCAACGTTGCGGCCATTGTTTCCTGGTCCAACGTAGTGGGGGCAAGTTCTTACACAGTAGAATACAAATTAACAAGTGCTGTTAATTGGACTGCATTGGCAAATCCTGTAACAGGCCTGTCTATAACGATATCCGGATTAACAGCTACTACAAGTTACGATTGGAGAGTGAGGGCCAACTGTGATGCAAATAACGGGGGGGCTTATTCTTCAGCGCAATTCACCACAAATTCATTTAGCATAAATAATCTTAGAAACGGCTTAGGTATAATGGTCTATCAAAACCCTGTTACCCCGGCCAGTAAACTAGCTTATATAGTTCCGGCAGATGGCAATTGTTCAATTATATTGTATAATTCTTTCGGACAAAAAATAAAAGTAATTTTGAACCAAAATGTATTAAAAGGACAATATGAAATAAGCATGGCAGATCTGGTTCAACAATTATCACATGGAACTTATTTCCTAAAAATCAGACAAGGAAATTTGACAAATTTTACTAAATTCATTAAACCTTAA
- a CDS encoding DUF5606 family protein, translated as MEYNKLVSVTGLSGLFELLSSKADGGIVRSLEDKTTKFVSTRVHSFSHLESIEIFTTKDNVNLVEVFTAIQNSKEKLPDAGDAKAVKAYFEKVYPDMDFARVYNSDMKKIVKWYQQLVAHNIEIKLSEHSEEEVAAPEVVTTAKAKPAASTKAATTKAAPPKKINSPRKMA; from the coding sequence ATGGAATACAATAAATTAGTATCAGTAACCGGCTTAAGCGGTTTGTTTGAATTATTATCATCGAAAGCCGATGGCGGTATCGTTCGTTCTTTGGAAGATAAAACTACAAAGTTTGTGAGCACACGTGTTCATAGCTTTTCTCATTTGGAAAGCATCGAAATTTTTACTACAAAAGACAATGTAAATCTTGTTGAAGTATTTACCGCTATCCAAAATAGTAAAGAAAAATTACCTGATGCAGGAGATGCAAAAGCAGTAAAAGCTTATTTCGAAAAAGTATACCCCGATATGGATTTTGCAAGAGTATACAACAGCGATATGAAAAAGATCGTAAAATGGTATCAGCAATTAGTTGCTCATAATATTGAAATAAAATTATCTGAACATTCTGAAGAAGAAGTTGCAGCGCCTGAAGTTGTAACTACTGCAAAAGCAAAACCTGCTGCCAGCACCAAAGCTGCAACGACTAAAGCTGCACCGCCAAAAAAGATCAATTCGCCACGTAAAATGGCATAA